The following are encoded together in the Citrobacter arsenatis genome:
- a CDS encoding phage DNA ejection protein, which yields MATWQEGNGGRFLAGIGSQNDNAPRSGDNSLALGLIRENNDFARAGGNNIGLQALQGLSGIAGMYQQEQQQNAINAFNDAHAQAWKSGDTSILRDFAAANPAFVSQAQQAVSGLDDQQKAEMGKLATGVNTALSQGPEAFSKFVTDNSDSLKRIGADPNWMIQAGVQNPEQLSHFATTLALGSVGPEKAFDVTDKMAGRDIDRGRLAETVRSNKAGEGLQARGQNITMRGKDISSATARRGQDMANQRAGAAGGQGDRVVQLADGRTVNVGGKLHGAGANAFYEGIDNAGNMVRVPASSIAAPATSAASAQNYAMKKDLDAILNSSSDKLGFMTGLTGGNGSPSWDAEARSRLSGGEQRQLFNATKRIQGKMQNQGIAAARDMGASGINTVAEAKMYFQGMPQVDYSSPEAMQQSMRDIQQYTDNYNQQYQVDVGNGGNRQQSAQTAAQPKTSGYQSLWGD from the coding sequence ATGGCAACATGGCAAGAAGGAAATGGCGGTAGATTTCTGGCTGGTATTGGAAGTCAGAATGATAACGCTCCAAGGTCAGGCGATAACTCACTGGCGCTTGGCTTGATCCGTGAGAACAATGACTTTGCTCGCGCCGGTGGTAATAACATTGGCTTGCAGGCGTTGCAAGGTCTAAGCGGTATTGCTGGCATGTATCAGCAGGAACAACAGCAGAATGCCATTAATGCTTTCAATGATGCGCATGCTCAAGCATGGAAAAGTGGCGACACATCCATCCTTCGTGATTTTGCAGCTGCAAACCCAGCATTTGTATCTCAAGCTCAGCAGGCTGTGTCAGGTCTTGATGACCAGCAGAAAGCTGAAATGGGTAAGCTTGCAACAGGTGTAAATACCGCCTTATCACAGGGGCCTGAAGCCTTCAGTAAGTTTGTAACTGACAATAGCGACAGCCTGAAACGTATTGGAGCTGATCCAAACTGGATGATCCAAGCGGGGGTACAAAATCCAGAGCAGTTATCCCACTTTGCTACAACTTTAGCGCTGGGCTCTGTTGGTCCAGAGAAAGCATTTGATGTGACTGATAAGATGGCTGGTCGTGATATTGACCGCGGTCGATTGGCTGAGACAGTTCGAAGTAATAAAGCAGGTGAGGGACTTCAGGCCCGCGGCCAGAACATTACAATGCGCGGTAAAGATATTTCGTCAGCCACTGCCCGCCGCGGTCAGGATATGGCAAACCAACGAGCTGGCGCTGCAGGTGGTCAAGGTGATCGAGTAGTCCAGTTAGCTGATGGTCGAACTGTTAACGTTGGTGGGAAACTTCATGGCGCTGGGGCAAACGCTTTTTACGAAGGCATAGACAATGCTGGGAATATGGTTCGCGTTCCTGCTAGCTCCATTGCTGCTCCAGCTACATCGGCAGCCAGCGCACAGAACTACGCAATGAAGAAAGACTTGGATGCAATTCTAAATTCTTCATCAGATAAATTAGGATTCATGACCGGCTTAACTGGCGGCAACGGCTCTCCTTCATGGGATGCAGAGGCTCGAAGTCGTCTAAGTGGTGGTGAACAGCGTCAGTTATTCAATGCCACTAAGCGTATCCAAGGCAAGATGCAGAACCAGGGAATTGCAGCAGCTCGCGATATGGGGGCATCTGGCATCAACACCGTTGCAGAAGCAAAGATGTATTTTCAGGGCATGCCACAGGTTGATTACTCTAGCCCTGAAGCAATGCAGCAATCAATGCGAGACATCCAGCAATATACCGACAATTACAACCAGCAGTATCAGGTTGATGTTGGTAATGGTGGAAATCGTCAGCAGTCAGCACAGACAGCAGCGCAACCGAAAACTTCTGGCTACCAGTCTCTATGGGGTGATTAA
- a CDS encoding phage head-binding domain-containing protein — MSDITANIVVSAPSQLFTMPRSFKAVANGKIYIGQIDTDPVNPANQIPVYLENEDGSHVQVAQPIVINAGGYPVYNGQIAKFVTVQGHSMAVYDAYGTQQFYYPNILKYDPDQLRQELATGNGSLVNTRYGTLAEYVEKTPSLLATKYMDETEMAALASGDLSVNHQPKVQQVMDEAHGLKCSVYFPTGTYCFDTAVNVWSYVRSVWGDGSATITRRYRSYFIPGTTDIDPNRDTRKLFRLLNGALGYISVHGIVFDGNARNIDVSASGTSEITGVPDQTYYQDMEPGGASPYIHGPDGNIPVPGENYYNHAKKLSGTDVYDCVFRDAPGGCIVGNFRNLRASSNSFLGWYDHAIYAAGSAFADQGNGILVGDITVTGNTFRNRINTRGNGAVKGRFGFDRYTVTGNTFDVVDYCMAFDTGHGMVGSVYAMQPWGQITVTGNACTCDSYWMMIGTNRGTKWFDNGWMSAINISNNTVQSKDRILLLGVSGSNDYLMDAYQVNISNNTFSAPSFLSLYTHLTNCDWRIESNNITITNTGMIIGVDQAEVSNSVLRLTNNIMGRVLTTSTGNLHLSNFERVIMKGNEIRNLSMSFGSYVTDLAIEDNEFRFSTSLPSKPFGFMYSSSGNGFNRVKLCNNKIVGSPIRFAVKCSSDCVLDMSDNSIYGITDYFLELNATGYTPKTMIVKNNLVVGGALIADLPAGVSLGSTSSYMELMNNTLRSTSPGTQQSCTILRDGGAQSWLAHYQTIRCVKNTFRDVTNVLKIDGTASSGVSTTNKFWFGENQTYNSTLTCNYPSANKANTDVTQTLNI, encoded by the coding sequence ATGTCAGATATCACAGCCAACATTGTTGTGTCAGCACCTTCTCAGTTGTTCACGATGCCAAGGTCATTTAAGGCTGTGGCTAACGGTAAAATCTACATCGGACAGATTGACACTGACCCGGTAAACCCAGCTAACCAAATTCCTGTTTATCTTGAAAACGAAGATGGTAGCCATGTTCAGGTTGCCCAACCAATCGTAATTAATGCTGGAGGCTATCCGGTATATAACGGGCAAATTGCTAAATTTGTAACTGTACAGGGCCACTCTATGGCTGTGTACGATGCATATGGCACACAGCAGTTCTACTATCCAAACATATTGAAGTATGACCCTGACCAGCTAAGACAGGAGCTGGCAACTGGCAATGGTTCATTAGTGAATACGCGCTACGGTACGCTGGCCGAGTATGTTGAGAAAACGCCAAGCCTTCTGGCAACAAAATATATGGACGAAACTGAGATGGCTGCGCTTGCGTCCGGTGATTTGTCCGTGAACCATCAGCCGAAAGTACAACAGGTTATGGATGAGGCGCATGGGCTGAAGTGCTCGGTTTACTTTCCCACTGGAACATACTGCTTTGATACTGCTGTAAACGTCTGGTCTTATGTTCGTTCTGTTTGGGGAGATGGTTCCGCAACAATTACTCGGCGATATCGTTCATATTTTATCCCTGGAACAACAGATATTGACCCAAATAGAGATACTAGAAAACTTTTTAGACTTTTAAATGGAGCACTTGGATACATATCAGTACATGGAATAGTATTCGATGGAAATGCCAGAAATATTGATGTTTCCGCTTCAGGAACAAGTGAGATCACTGGCGTACCAGACCAGACTTACTACCAAGACATGGAACCAGGAGGAGCATCTCCTTATATACATGGGCCTGATGGTAACATCCCTGTCCCTGGGGAAAACTATTACAACCACGCAAAAAAACTGTCTGGAACAGATGTGTACGATTGTGTGTTTCGTGATGCTCCTGGAGGATGTATTGTTGGTAACTTCAGAAATCTTAGGGCCTCCTCAAACTCATTTTTGGGTTGGTATGATCACGCAATTTACGCAGCAGGAAGCGCTTTTGCTGATCAGGGTAATGGAATTCTGGTTGGTGATATTACGGTCACTGGGAATACCTTCAGGAACAGAATAAACACTCGTGGTAATGGTGCTGTTAAAGGAAGGTTTGGTTTTGACCGTTATACAGTTACTGGCAATACATTTGATGTTGTTGATTATTGTATGGCGTTTGATACTGGACACGGGATGGTAGGAAGTGTTTATGCTATGCAACCTTGGGGGCAGATCACTGTAACTGGAAATGCATGCACCTGTGATAGTTATTGGATGATGATTGGAACCAATAGAGGTACCAAGTGGTTCGATAACGGATGGATGTCTGCTATCAACATTTCAAATAACACCGTCCAATCTAAGGATAGGATCCTGTTGCTTGGAGTAAGTGGTAGTAATGATTATTTGATGGATGCATATCAAGTAAATATATCCAATAACACTTTTTCTGCACCTAGCTTCTTATCGCTTTATACTCATTTAACTAACTGCGATTGGCGCATAGAAAGTAATAACATAACAATTACTAACACAGGAATGATTATAGGTGTAGACCAGGCTGAGGTTTCAAACTCAGTTCTGAGGCTTACAAATAATATAATGGGACGTGTATTAACGACATCTACTGGTAATCTTCATCTCAGTAATTTCGAGCGCGTCATCATGAAAGGTAATGAGATTCGAAATCTGTCTATGAGTTTTGGTAGCTACGTTACCGACCTAGCTATTGAAGATAATGAATTCAGGTTCTCTACTTCACTTCCTTCAAAACCGTTCGGTTTTATGTACTCATCTTCTGGAAATGGTTTCAACAGAGTTAAATTATGTAACAATAAAATTGTTGGTAGCCCAATAAGATTCGCTGTGAAGTGTTCATCTGATTGCGTTCTTGATATGAGTGATAATAGTATTTATGGAATAACTGATTATTTCCTTGAGTTAAATGCTACCGGATACACACCTAAAACCATGATTGTCAAAAATAATCTTGTTGTTGGAGGCGCACTGATAGCCGATCTACCTGCTGGAGTATCTCTTGGTAGCACTTCGAGTTACATGGAGCTGATGAACAATACCCTAAGGTCAACATCCCCAGGAACTCAGCAATCATGCACAATCCTTAGAGACGGCGGCGCTCAGTCATGGTTGGCGCACTACCAAACTATAAGGTGTGTAAAAAACACATTCAGAGATGTTACTAATGTGCTAAAAATAGATGGCACTGCATCATCAGGAGTATCGACAACAAATAAATTTTGGTTCGGTGAAAACCAAACATACAATTCCACATTGACGTGTAACTATCCTTCAGCAAACAAAGCCAATACTGATGTAACTCAGACACTAAATATATAG
- a CDS encoding DNA transfer protein: MLIFQIASKHLENRLYLKGGKGGSSDGGAKAAAEAQKYAADLQNQQFNTIMNNLAPFTPLAQQYIGQLQGLSSLEGQNSALNSYYNSDQYKGMADQARYQSLNAAEATGGLGSTATSNQLASIAPTLGQNWLSGQMNNYNNLANIGLGALQGQANAGQNYANNMGQISQNSAALAAANANRPSALQQGISGALGGGALGYGIAGALGTSTPWGAGIGAGIGLLGSLF; the protein is encoded by the coding sequence ATGCTAATTTTTCAGATTGCGAGTAAACATCTCGAGAATCGCCTGTACCTGAAAGGTGGGAAAGGCGGCTCGTCTGATGGTGGAGCAAAGGCTGCTGCGGAAGCGCAAAAATATGCCGCTGACCTGCAAAACCAGCAGTTCAACACCATCATGAACAACCTTGCACCGTTCACTCCGCTGGCTCAACAGTACATCGGACAGCTTCAGGGTTTATCAAGCCTGGAGGGGCAGAACAGTGCATTGAACAGTTACTACAACTCTGACCAATACAAAGGGATGGCTGATCAGGCGAGATATCAGTCACTAAACGCTGCTGAGGCTACCGGCGGATTAGGGTCCACGGCTACCAGCAATCAACTTGCATCTATTGCCCCAACACTCGGTCAAAACTGGCTATCTGGTCAGATGAATAACTACAACAATCTCGCAAACATCGGCCTTGGTGCGCTTCAGGGGCAGGCTAATGCCGGGCAGAACTATGCCAACAACATGGGGCAGATTTCACAGAATAGCGCAGCCCTTGCAGCAGCAAACGCTAATCGACCATCTGCATTGCAGCAAGGTATATCTGGTGCTCTTGGTGGTGGTGCTCTCGGCTATGGGATTGCTGGGGCATTAGGTACATCAACACCGTGGGGCGCTGGCATTGGTGCCGGTATTGGTCTGCTTGGGAGTCTTTTCTAA
- a CDS encoding tail needle knob protein — protein sequence MADPSLNNPVMIRAISLSAKSLPAGYSPAYEQYILSQAADFTSVAGKANDAGKGAYDAQVKNDEQDVTLDDHEGRITANTNAIQLLDVRLTSAEGKINVLRNDVDFLIDEVADIETTIANHETRITANETELADHETRIDALEYATTRKKSEVIYTGISQVIPTTATNLITMLKALTPTSGTLAPFFNTTSDKMIVYNENKTLNFKLSLVGTFPGGTTNRSMQLTFSGSVPDTLVDSRNAATATSNILLSTFFSVDKNGFLATNGSTLTIQANGAAFTATTIKIIAEQ from the coding sequence ATGGCCGATCCGTCCCTAAATAATCCGGTAATGATTAGGGCAATTAGCCTAAGCGCAAAATCACTACCAGCTGGTTACAGCCCTGCATATGAACAATATATTCTGTCTCAGGCTGCTGATTTCACCAGCGTTGCAGGAAAGGCTAACGATGCCGGAAAAGGCGCATACGACGCACAGGTTAAGAACGATGAGCAGGATGTCACACTTGATGATCATGAAGGAAGAATCACAGCAAATACAAATGCGATTCAATTACTTGATGTTCGACTGACGTCTGCAGAAGGGAAGATTAATGTTCTGCGTAATGATGTCGATTTCCTGATTGATGAAGTTGCAGACATTGAGACTACCATTGCCAACCATGAGACGCGAATCACTGCAAATGAGACGGAATTAGCTGATCACGAAACACGTATTGATGCTCTGGAATATGCCACAACACGCAAGAAATCGGAGGTTATTTACACTGGAATATCCCAGGTTATTCCGACCACTGCGACAAACTTGATCACGATGCTTAAGGCGCTAACCCCTACATCAGGAACGCTTGCTCCATTCTTCAATACTACGTCTGACAAGATGATCGTATACAACGAGAACAAGACGTTAAATTTTAAGCTCTCTCTCGTTGGGACATTCCCTGGTGGAACAACAAACCGATCAATGCAGTTAACCTTCTCTGGCTCGGTTCCTGATACGTTGGTAGATAGCCGAAATGCAGCAACAGCGACCAGCAATATCCTTCTTTCTACATTCTTCAGCGTTGATAAAAACGGCTTCCTTGCAACAAATGGCAGTACGTTAACAATCCAGGCCAATGGCGCGGCATTCACCGCAACGACCATCAAGATTATCGCGGAGCAATGA
- a CDS encoding DUF2824 family protein: MITFKPTRDADLVEAVGNHPKIIAGSNNGDGYDYKPDTKYFEVHVHGEFGGIVYYHETQPLTFDCHAMYLPCARGFSKDIGLAFWRHIIATTNFACVISYAARKFRHGQIYCAMIGMTRVGTIKKYFKGVDDVTFYSATREELIDFLSRHSR, encoded by the coding sequence ATGATTACATTCAAGCCAACGCGAGACGCCGATTTGGTTGAAGCTGTCGGCAATCATCCAAAAATCATCGCCGGCAGTAATAATGGGGACGGTTACGACTATAAGCCTGACACGAAATACTTCGAAGTCCACGTGCATGGTGAGTTCGGAGGTATCGTTTATTACCACGAAACGCAGCCATTAACATTCGACTGTCACGCGATGTATCTCCCATGCGCCAGAGGATTCAGCAAAGACATTGGCCTGGCATTCTGGCGACACATCATTGCTACGACCAACTTCGCCTGCGTGATTTCCTATGCGGCGCGTAAGTTCCGTCACGGCCAGATTTACTGCGCGATGATCGGCATGACTCGCGTAGGAACCATCAAAAAGTATTTCAAGGGCGTAGACGACGTCACTTTCTATTCAGCAACCCGCGAAGAACTAATCGACTTCCTCTCCCGTCATTCCAGATAG
- a CDS encoding DNA transfer protein: MAKAWKDVIASQQYQALAPEQKAQAQEQYFNEVVAPQAGNDAEQAKQAFYTAYPPPMTQQPAQQPQEQAQPQQQEPSLMQRAGDFLTGGQSAGQIVEQAGRGLVNIPFDALQGGASLINAISQGLGGPKVLDDVYRPVDRPTDPYAQAGESVGNYLTPGIGVAGNMIAGSIADATNQDGDFATNVAKNAAINLGAQGALSSIAKGVGRGITAAKGRIAPEAAKTIANAESVGVTPITSDMIKPGNAFTRGLVQGGEGALLGTGAQREAQQAARSNAVSNYLDKFGEYNPDDVVKSLTGTLKGRRDMAGSMLNDITKKMGTAPVETSNAVTAIDDSLAKLNRLGTSADKNLVSTLENLKSELSNPNIDFDLLKQHRTAFRSNVQGDAMVFPDQAKAITNRIENAMTRDLRGAVGKNLGPQEAAKYIRANSDYSNIYNKVLNKKIANNLNKATSEATPELINSVVYSRNASDIKRIWPALDDKGKDAMRAAYISRISEKTGGSPAKFITEVNKLKRQAGGEIYNTIFSGKHMKELDALHDVLRETSRADSANIVTQTGQALANPLRLGSGVASGGVSLASEAGYGLAMRVYESKPVRNALLRLANTKPGTPAYERALNNAANLARPIIASQATRE, encoded by the coding sequence ATGGCTAAGGCATGGAAAGACGTTATTGCCTCTCAACAGTACCAGGCATTAGCACCAGAGCAGAAAGCACAGGCGCAGGAGCAATACTTCAATGAAGTAGTTGCTCCGCAAGCCGGAAACGATGCAGAACAGGCTAAACAGGCTTTCTATACTGCTTATCCACCTCCAATGACTCAACAACCGGCACAACAACCACAAGAGCAAGCGCAGCCACAGCAGCAAGAGCCATCATTAATGCAGCGAGCCGGTGATTTCCTTACTGGCGGTCAAAGTGCCGGGCAGATAGTTGAACAGGCAGGCAGAGGATTAGTCAATATTCCGTTTGACGCTTTACAGGGTGGGGCGAGTTTAATAAATGCCATCAGCCAAGGACTTGGTGGCCCAAAGGTTCTCGATGATGTCTATCGACCTGTAGATAGACCAACTGATCCATATGCACAAGCAGGTGAGTCAGTTGGTAACTATCTAACCCCTGGTATCGGAGTTGCAGGAAATATGATTGCAGGATCCATCGCTGATGCAACTAATCAGGATGGTGATTTTGCAACTAATGTGGCTAAGAATGCGGCGATAAACCTTGGCGCTCAAGGAGCACTTTCGTCAATTGCAAAAGGTGTTGGAAGGGGTATCACCGCAGCAAAAGGAAGAATTGCGCCAGAAGCAGCCAAGACCATAGCGAATGCTGAATCTGTCGGTGTTACACCAATTACATCTGACATGATTAAGCCTGGTAATGCATTTACCAGAGGTCTTGTGCAAGGTGGAGAAGGTGCGTTGCTTGGTACTGGCGCTCAAAGAGAAGCTCAGCAGGCAGCAAGGAGCAATGCGGTTTCAAACTATCTTGATAAATTCGGCGAGTACAATCCGGACGACGTAGTTAAATCTCTTACTGGTACTTTAAAGGGCCGTAGGGATATGGCTGGCAGTATGCTGAATGACATTACCAAAAAGATGGGGACTGCGCCGGTTGAAACATCCAATGCTGTAACAGCCATTGACGATAGCTTAGCTAAGTTAAATAGGCTGGGTACTTCAGCTGACAAAAACTTAGTTTCTACGCTGGAGAATCTCAAATCAGAGCTATCAAACCCTAATATTGATTTCGACTTACTGAAGCAACACAGGACGGCTTTCCGGTCAAATGTTCAGGGTGATGCAATGGTCTTCCCTGACCAGGCTAAAGCGATTACAAACCGCATAGAGAACGCCATGACTAGAGATCTTCGTGGAGCAGTAGGTAAAAATCTTGGGCCTCAAGAAGCCGCTAAATACATTAGAGCGAACTCTGATTACTCTAATATTTACAACAAGGTTCTTAACAAAAAGATTGCCAATAATCTAAACAAAGCAACCAGTGAAGCGACTCCTGAACTAATCAATAGTGTGGTTTATAGCCGTAATGCATCCGATATCAAGCGCATTTGGCCTGCATTAGATGATAAAGGTAAGGATGCCATGAGGGCGGCGTATATCAGCCGAATCTCTGAGAAAACTGGAGGATCACCAGCAAAGTTCATCACAGAGGTAAACAAGCTTAAGCGTCAGGCTGGAGGTGAAATTTATAACACCATATTCAGCGGAAAGCATATGAAAGAGCTTGATGCACTCCATGATGTGCTCAGGGAAACGTCTAGAGCAGATTCAGCAAATATTGTTACGCAGACAGGTCAGGCGCTAGCAAACCCTTTAAGGCTTGGTTCCGGGGTTGCATCTGGCGGGGTGTCGTTAGCATCTGAGGCTGGATATGGTCTTGCAATGAGGGTTTATGAGTCTAAGCCGGTAAGGAATGCATTGCTTAGGCTAGCCAATACTAAACCTGGGACACCTGCATATGAGCGAGCATTAAATAATGCAGCAAACTTAGCTAGGCCAATCATAGCTTCTCAAGCAACTCGAGAGTAA
- a CDS encoding acyltransferase family protein — protein sequence MENVASLLPYLSIHNVTYASLFILFSLFVCFLINKIVDISPIGSHNDLSLEGLRGIACLLVFVNHSYTVIAAIGLKSPYMNIQPAYAFEKMGAFGVSIFFCLTGFLFSSAIKKGIFDITFFQKRIYRLLPAYLVVSTIVFAIFMFQRYGQIKTIDEVMTVIRSVYGFGFWGGGIRVGSIWDWSLNVVTWTLPYEWKYYAAVPFLACAFAIKPLRISLIPLSLIIIYLGYQSEQIMWTYFLTGFIASYIKQSFTNYLKYALWISMPLLFLYAIFGDFKVYAFEMFCATSIFFMAFIASRPSIFSNKSIANIGIISYSLYLVHQLSLNITFNSYSKFINLEQTSTRYFILMQFGAISIAIIFSAILYNKVEKRFKVK from the coding sequence ATGGAAAATGTTGCTTCTTTACTCCCATATCTAAGCATTCATAATGTGACTTATGCTTCACTTTTTATTTTATTTTCACTATTCGTTTGCTTTTTAATCAACAAAATAGTTGATATATCTCCAATTGGTAGCCATAACGACTTGAGTCTAGAAGGGTTGAGGGGGATCGCGTGTCTTCTTGTTTTTGTAAACCATTCTTACACAGTGATTGCTGCTATAGGTTTAAAATCACCATACATGAATATTCAGCCAGCTTACGCATTTGAAAAAATGGGTGCGTTTGGCGTTTCAATATTCTTTTGCTTAACAGGATTTTTATTTTCATCAGCTATTAAAAAAGGTATTTTCGATATTACCTTCTTCCAGAAAAGAATTTATAGATTACTTCCTGCATACCTTGTCGTTTCAACAATAGTTTTTGCAATTTTCATGTTCCAGAGATATGGGCAAATAAAAACTATTGATGAGGTAATGACAGTAATTCGTAGTGTCTATGGCTTTGGTTTCTGGGGTGGTGGTATCAGGGTTGGCTCAATCTGGGACTGGAGTCTTAACGTTGTAACATGGACGTTACCTTATGAGTGGAAATATTATGCAGCAGTGCCATTTCTTGCCTGCGCATTTGCCATTAAACCTTTGAGGATATCTTTAATCCCTTTATCTCTGATAATCATCTATCTCGGATATCAGAGCGAACAGATCATGTGGACATACTTCCTTACTGGGTTTATTGCTTCATACATAAAGCAATCTTTCACTAATTATTTGAAATATGCTTTATGGATCTCAATGCCATTGCTTTTCTTATATGCTATTTTTGGAGATTTCAAGGTATATGCTTTCGAGATGTTCTGTGCAACATCTATATTTTTCATGGCATTCATTGCATCTCGTCCATCAATATTTTCCAATAAAAGCATAGCCAACATAGGAATAATAAGCTACAGCTTATATTTAGTACATCAGTTGTCACTAAATATTACTTTTAATTCTTATAGCAAGTTCATCAACCTAGAACAAACCTCAACAAGATATTTTATCTTAATGCAATTTGGTGCAATATCCATTGCAATTATATTTTCTGCTATTCTATATAATAAAGTAGAAAAACGATTTAAAGTAAAATAA